Genomic segment of Kiritimatiellia bacterium:
CCCGTCCGGGCGTGTCATCCGAAGCGCTGCTGACCTTCCGTTTCCTGCAACCCCCTGACCCGTCACCGGCTCCGGCCCGCGTCCGGTGAACCGAGCCGGGGCTGGACCCGATCGGCGCGCGGCGTTTTTCCATGCTATGGAAATTTTTCAAAAATTTTTTCCATGCCATGGAAAAAGTTCGAAAAATTTGTCCATGCCATGGAAAATTTGTCGAATCGGCGACGCGCGTTGGGCGGCGGTCCGTCTGCAGAAACGGCGCGGCAAACCGTTTATCGGCTGGCGGGTTCCTGGGGCTGGTAGGATTCCGGCAGTGGGCAGGAGCAGACGAGGTGCCGGTCACCGTACGGATTATCCACGCGGGAGACGGAGGGCCAGAATTTGCGTTGGCGGAGGCTCGGCAGCGGATAGGCCGCCTGCTCGCGGGTATAGGCATGAGGCCAATGGTCGGCCGAGACCGCGGCGGCGGTGTGGGGAGCGTTTTTGAGAGGGTTGTCGGCGCGGTCCAGGGCGCCATCGATGACGGCTTGGATTTCGTTGCGAATGGAGATCATCGCATCGCAGAAGCGGTCGAGCTCGGATTTCGGTTCGCTCTCGGTGGGTTCGACCATGAGGGTGCCGGGCACCGGCCAGGAGACGGTGGGGGCGTGAAAGCCGTAGTCCATGAGCCGCTTGGCGACGTCGGTTTCGTCGATGCCGCTGCGCTCCTTGAGCGGGCGGATGTCGAAGATGAGTTCATGGGCGACGCGGCCGCGGCTGCCGACATAATGCACGTCGTAAAACGGCTCGAGGCGGGCTTTGATGTAGTTGGCATTGAGAATGGCCATTCGGGAGGCTTCGGTCATACCGGATCCTCCGAGGAGGCGGATGTAGCCGTACGAGATGAGCAGGATGCTGGCGCTGCCCCAGGGCGCGGCGGAGACGGCGGGGATGCCGCGCGGGCCGCCGACGTCGGCGAAGGGGTGGCGCGGAAGGAACGGCGCGAGGTGTTCGGCGACGGCGATGGGGCCCATGCCGGGACCGCCGCCGCCGTGCGGGATGGCGAAGGTCTTGTGCAGGTTCATGTGGCAGACATCTGCGCCGACAAGTGCAGGCGAGGTGAGGCCGACCATGGCGTTGAGGTTGGCGCCGTCGAGATAGACCTGGCCGCCGTGCCGGTGGATGAGGTCGCAAATCTCCCGGACGTTGTCGTCGAACACGCCGTAGGTGGAGGGATAGGTGATCATCAGCGCGGCGAGCCGGTCGGCATATCGGGCCGCCTTCTCGGAGAGGTCGGCGAAGTCGATATGACCGGACTTGTCGCAGGCGACCACGACGACCTCCATGCCCGCCATCGCGGCGGAAGCGGGGTTGGTGCCGTGAGCGGAGGCGGGGATGAGGACGACGTTGCGGTTGCCCTGCCCGCGGGCGCGGTGGTAGGCGCGGATCACGAGCAGACCGGCGTATTCGCCCTGAGATCCGGCGTTGGGTTGGAGAGAGACGGCGGGGAAGCCGGTGATTTCGCAGAGTGCGGCCTCGAGTTCGCGGAAGATCTGGGCGTAGCCCTTCGCCTGGTCCGCGGGCGCGAAGGGATGCAGGGCAGCGAATTCGGGCCAGGTGATCGGCAGCATTTCCGCGGCGGCGTTGAGCTTCATCGTGCAGGAGCCGAGCGGGATCATCGACTGGTCGAGGCCGAGGTCTTTCTGCTCGAGTGATTTGATGTAGCGCATGATCGCGGTTTCCGACCGGTGGACGTGGAACACCGGATGCGTCAGGAATTCACTCGAGCGGATGAGGTCATCGTGGAATTCGAGATCGTCGCCCGGGTCGAGCGCCTCGAGTGAGGGGGGCGTTTTGCCTGCGGCTTCCGCCAGTACGCGGACGATGTCTGCCAGGTCTCGCGCGGTGGTCGTTTCGTCGAGCGCGAGCCGGATGCCGCGGGGACGGCGGCCGAAGTTCATGCGCTGTTGTTTTGCGAGGGCGTGGATGCGCTCGGGATCGACGCCGGCTGGAGCGGCGAGCGAGAGGGTGTCGAAAAAATACGGGTTTTGGAGGACGTAGCCGAGCTGTTCGGCCGCGCGGCGAAGTATTCGGGCCTGGCGGTGGACCCGCTGGGCGATGGCGCGGAGTCCGTCGGGCCCGTGATAGACGGCATAGAAGCCGGCGATGTTGGCCAAAAGCGCCTGAGCGGTGCAGATATTGGATTTGGCCTTCTCGCGGCGAATGTGCTGTTCGCGGGTCTGGAGCGCCATGCGATAGGCGGGCCGGCCGTCGGCATCGACGGACACGCCGATGATGCGGCCGGGCATTTCGCGGACGAACTCGCGGCGCGCGGCGAAAAACGCCGCGTGGGGCCCGCCGTAGCCCATCGGCACGCCAAAGCGCTGGGCGCTGCCAAACGCGATGTCTGCGCCGAGTTCGCCGGGCGGCGTCAGCAGCGTGAGG
This window contains:
- the gcvP gene encoding aminomethyl-transferring glycine dehydrogenase; this encodes MSELPFVRRHIGPQPADLSDMLATIGVASVDQLLDETIPAAIRRTRPLDLPEGESEAAYLARLREIAAQNQIFRSYIGLGYYGTVTPPVIQRCVLENPSWYTPYTPYQAEISQGRLEALINFQTMVADLTGLEIANASLLDEATAAAEAMAMMRRLQDRRGREAAPDALFVSDTLFPQTIEVLRGRAEPLGIRLLIGSFREFDFSEPVFGAIVQSPDADGLVSDLRSFIQRAHEAGALVAVATDLLALTLLTPPGELGADIAFGSAQRFGVPMGYGGPHAAFFAARREFVREMPGRIIGVSVDADGRPAYRMALQTREQHIRREKAKSNICTAQALLANIAGFYAVYHGPDGLRAIAQRVHRQARILRRAAEQLGYVLQNPYFFDTLSLAAPAGVDPERIHALAKQQRMNFGRRPRGIRLALDETTTARDLADIVRVLAEAAGKTPPSLEALDPGDDLEFHDDLIRSSEFLTHPVFHVHRSETAIMRYIKSLEQKDLGLDQSMIPLGSCTMKLNAAAEMLPITWPEFAALHPFAPADQAKGYAQIFRELEAALCEITGFPAVSLQPNAGSQGEYAGLLVIRAYHRARGQGNRNVVLIPASAHGTNPASAAMAGMEVVVVACDKSGHIDFADLSEKAARYADRLAALMITYPSTYGVFDDNVREICDLIHRHGGQVYLDGANLNAMVGLTSPALVGADVCHMNLHKTFAIPHGGGGPGMGPIAVAEHLAPFLPRHPFADVGGPRGIPAVSAAPWGSASILLISYGYIRLLGGSGMTEASRMAILNANYIKARLEPFYDVHYVGSRGRVAHELIFDIRPLKERSGIDETDVAKRLMDYGFHAPTVSWPVPGTLMVEPTESEPKSELDRFCDAMISIRNEIQAVIDGALDRADNPLKNAPHTAAAVSADHWPHAYTREQAAYPLPSLRQRKFWPSVSRVDNPYGDRHLVCSCPLPESYQPQEPASR